A single window of Crassostrea angulata isolate pt1a10 chromosome 8, ASM2561291v2, whole genome shotgun sequence DNA harbors:
- the LOC128160336 gene encoding uncharacterized protein LOC128160336, translating to MFYFCRRGQENLHNLRVQDFEIMNSNGQKYVEKVTSELSKNHQGITNEIEGTGGRMYATDSELCPVQSFKKYLSKRHAGTDRLFLHSKNIFSDDEAVWYRNEPLGVNTMKKFMKNISKSAGLSKEYTNHCIRSTTITLLNHCGFESRHIATVSGHRNESSLSSYCYDTSDNQKKAMSNALSVCTGQAGPVDTPVNAVSESMGSHNSNDTMTDDELVNCTLTLEATHGVGVAQSYSGGRQPKFLFSGCNVTINNHYH from the exons atgttCTATTTCTGTAGAAGGGGACAAGAAAATTTGCACAACCTTCGCGTACAGGACTTTGAAATTATGAATTCGAATGGACAAAAATACGTTGAAAAAGTCACTTCAGAGTTATCAAAAAATCATCAAGGTATTACAAACGAAATTGAAGGTACAGGGGGAAGAATGTACGCCACCGATTCTGAATTATGTCCAGTTcagtcttttaaaaaatatttgtctaaAAGACACGCTGGTACGGACAGACTTTTCCTGCACTCCAAAAACATCTTTTCAGATGACGAGGCAGTATGGTACCGGAATGAACCCCTGGGGGTTAATACCATgaaaaaatttatgaaaaacatatcaaaatcTGCCGGACTTTCTAAAGAGTATACAAATCACTGCATAAGATCTACCACTATAACTCTTCTAAACCACTGTGGGTTTGAATCCCGCCACATAGCAACTGTTAGTGGTCACAGAAACGAATCTTCGTTGTCCAGCTACTGCTATGACACATCAG ATAATCAAAAGAAGGCGATGTCGAATGCTTTAAGTGTATGTACAGGACAGGCCGGGCCTGTGGACACTCCAGTCAATGCTGTATCAG AGTCTATGGGCAGTCATAATTCCAATGATACCATGACGGATGACGAGCTAGTAAACTGTACATTGACACTAGAGGCAACACATGGAGTGGGAGTGGCTCAATCCTATTCTGGAGGTCGACAACCAAAATTCCTATTCTCTGGATGCAACGTCACCATCAACAATCACTATCATTAA
- the LOC128160359 gene encoding uncharacterized protein LOC128160359, with product MDPHSSAQDVPRCDLCETDTVHSYCDFCHVNLCISCIGKNISDGYDKHKIVSFQERRSTLIYPKCETHPHKNYKFQCKDCNNIFVCSSCMASKQHKGHNFVEVTEVYKTKKNDIKKDTKVLENHISPTYEEIERDLENQLANLDGGYEKLTTTMSKQGKQWHREIDIIIDKMKTEISEIKERHRELLQKHLNEIKQTQSLIEKTLHALRKIEKSTEISSTIEYCSKIREFSKLPSKVKVTLPTFIPKPIDREKLYSLFGQITPLSTNTKENVLLLNQPNISVRELLDEPELVTTIQTGYKDLRSVTCLNEDRIWTSGETNDIKCFKCFNSKGSLLQTIQKQSGYWPNEIAVNSDEELLYLDDEASTVNKIVNGRTEVLIRLQGWKPSSLCVTSSGDLLVTMFSDDETQSKVVCYLGSTEKQTIQFDDEGKPLYSGNGRLKFIAENRNHDICVADNTPGAVVVVNQDGKLRWRYTGHPSVTENDPFEPYGITTDSQSHILTADSDNHCIHILDQNGQFLRYIDNCDLDEPYGLCVDNNDNLFVCEYREGNHKGHNFVEVTEVYKTKINDIKKDTKELENHISPKYEEIERDLENQLANLDGGYEKLITTMSKQGEQWHREINVVINKMKTEISEIKERHRELLQKHLNEIKQTQSLIKETLHALRKIEKSTEISSTMEYSSKIREFSKLPPKVSLPTFIPKPIDREKLFSLFGQITPLSTATEENVLSLNQPNTLFRELLDEPELVTTIQTGYEYLRNVTCLKEERIWTSGKTNDINCFNIKGSILYTIKKKSGDWPNDIAVDSNGDLLYLDGEGRTVNKVHVVNRQTEEMIRLQGWKPSNLCVTSTGDLLVTMFSDDKTQSKVVRYSGSTEKQTIQFDDEGKPLYSRNANPKYITENRNHDICVADWGARAVVVVHHDGKLRWRYTGQPSLTKNKQFEPCGITTDSQCHILTADSVNQFIHILDQNGRFLRYIDNCDLEEPIGICVDNNENLFVCEFYNGNVKKIKYLK from the exons ATGGATCCTCATTCTAGTGCCCAGGATGTGCCccgatgtgacctttgtgagaccgACACAGTACACAGCTATTGTGACTTTTGTCATGTCAACCTCTGTATATCATGTATAGGCAAAAACATTTCAGATggatatgacaaacataaaattgtttctttccAGGAACGAAGatcaaccctcatttatccaaAATGTGAAACACATCCacacaaaaattataaattccAATGCAAGGATTGCAacaacatttttgtttgttcttcctGCATGGCATCAAAACAGcacaagggacataactttgtAGAAGTTACCGAAGTTTACAAgacaaagaaaaatgatattaaaaaagacacaaaagtgttagaaaatcatatttcccctaCATATGAAGAAATTGAACGTGACTTGGAAAATCAGCTTGCCAACCTGGATGGAGGATATGAAAAACTTACAACAACAATGTCCAAACAAGGAAAGCAATGGCACAGGGAAATCGACATCATCATCgacaaaatgaaaactgaaattaGCGAGATAAAAGAGAGACACAGGGAACTTTTACAGaaacatttgaatgaaatcaaacAGACACAGTCTCTCATTGAAAAAACATTACATGCCTTAAGGAAAATCGAGAAATCCACTGAAATATCTTCTACCATCGAATACTGCTCTAAGATCAGAGAGTTCAGCAAGCTTCCATCCAAAGTTAAGGTTACATTGCCAACATTCATTCCAAAACCAATAGACCGGGAGAAGCTGTATAGTTTGTTTGGACAGATCACCCCATTATCTActaatacaaaagaaaatgtcTTGTTACTTAACCAACCAAACATTTCAGTCAGAGAACTACTGGATGAACCGGAGCTTGTTACCACAATACAGACTGGGTATAAAGATCTACGCAGTGTTACCTGTCTAAATGAGGACAGGATTTGGACGAGTGGAGAGACCAATGATATCAAATGCTTCAAATGCTTCAACAGTAAAGGTTCACTCCTCCAAACAATCCAAAAACAATCAGGTTACTGGCCCAATGAAATAGCGGTAAACAGTGATGAAGAACTACTGTACTTAGATGATGAAGCAAGTACAGTGAACAAAATAGTGAATGGACGGACAGAAGTGTTGATCAGATTACAGGGATGGAAGCCTTCCAGTCTGTGTGTCACCTCTAGTGGTGATCTCCTGGTTACCATGTTCAGTGATGATGAAACTCAATCCAAAGTTGTCTGTTACTTGGgatccacagagaaacaaacaattcaatttgatgatGAAGGTAAACCTTTGTACTCAGGGAATGGGAGACTTAAATTCATAGCAgagaacagaaaccatgacatctgtgtagctgacAATACGCctggtgcagtagtggtggttaaTCAGGACGGGAAACTCAGATGGAGATACACCGGTCATCCCTCAGTTACCGAGAACGACCCATTTGAACCCTAtggtatcacaacagacagccagagtCATATCCTGACGGCAGACAGTGACAACCATTGTATCCACATTCTGGAccagaatggacagtttctccgttacattgataactgtgatctGGATGAACCTtatggtttatgtgtggacaataATGACAATCTGTTTGTGTGTGAGTACAGGGAAggcaat cacaagggacataactttgtAGAAGTTACAGAAGTTTACAAGACAAagataaatgatattaaaaaagatacaaaagaGCTTGAAAATCACATTTCCCctaaatatgaagaaattgaACGCGACTTGGAAAATCAACTTGCCAACCTGGATGGAGGATATGAGAAACTTATAACAACAATGTCCAAACAAGGAGAGCAATGGCACAGGGAAATCAACGTCGTcattaacaaaatgaaaactgaaataaGCGAGATAAAAGAGAGACACAGGGAACTTTTACAGaaacatttgaatgaaatcaaacAGACACAGTCTCTCATTAAAGAAACATTACATGCCTTAAGGAAAATTGAGAAATCCACTGAAATATCTTCAACCATGGAATACAGCTCTAAGATCAGAGAGTTCAGCAAGCTTCCACCCAAGGTATCACTGCCAACATTCATTCCAAAACCAATAGACCGTGAAAAGTTGTTTAGTTTGTTTGGACAGATCACCCCATTATCTACTGCTACAGAAGAAAATGTCTTGTCACTAAACCAACCAAACACTTTATTCAGAGAACTACTGGATGAACCTGAGCTTGTTACCACAATACAGACTGGGTATGAATATCTACGCAATGTTACTTGTCTGAAGGAAGAAAGAATATGGACAAGTGGAAAGACCAATGATATCAACTGCTTCAATATTAAAGGTTCAATACTctacacaataaaaaaaaaatcaggtgaCTGGCCCAATGATATAGCTGTAGACAGTAATGGTGATCTACTATACTTAGACGGTGAAGGAAGAACAGTgaacaaagtacatgtagtgAATAGACAGACAGAAGAGATGATCAGATTACAGGGATGGAAGCCTAGTAACCTGTGTGTCACCTCTACTGGTGATCTCCTGGTTACCATGTTCAGTGACGATAAAACTCAATCTAAAGTTGTCCGTTACTCAGgatccacagagaaacaaacaattcaatttgatgatGAAGGTAAACCTCTATACTCAAGGAATGCTAATCCTAAATACATCACAgagaacagaaaccatgacatctgtgtagctgactGGGGGGCTCGTGCAGTAGTTGTGGTTCATCATGATGGGAAACTCAGATGGAGATACACTGGTCAACCCTCACTTACCAAGAATAAACAGTTTGAACCCTGtggtatcacaacagacagtcagTGTCATATCCTGACCGCAGACAGTGTCAACCAATTTATCCACATTCTGGATCAGAATGGACGGTTTCTCCGTTATATTGATAACTGTGATCTGGAGGAGCCTATTGGTATATGTGTGGACAATAATGAAAATCTGTTTGTGTGCGAGTTTTACAATGGAAATGtcaagaaaatcaaatatttaaagtag
- the LOC128160349 gene encoding caveolin-1-like, with protein sequence MAGDEIDLSNRDPNGLNSHLGTLHFNDVLGEPDGTHSIDCVWKMSHACFNLWKGLCYKILTLCFGCCIAAEWGCEFAIIAFYHVWFITPCLKIFEINCGLCQRIYTNCANCCVVPCCEAFGGMFHHFKK encoded by the exons atggccGGTGACGAAATTGATTTGTCTAACAGGGATCCTAATGGACTCAATTCTCATCTGGGG ACTCTTCATTTCAATGATGTCCTAGGAGAGCCTGACGGTACCCACAGTATTGACTGCGTGTGGAAAATGTCCCACGCCTGCTTCAATCTGTGGAAAGGACTGTGCTACAAGATCCTCACTCTGTGCTTTGGGTGCTGTATCGCTGCTGAATGGGGCTGCGAGTTCGCCATCATTGCCTTCTACCACGTCTGGTTTATTACTCCTTGTCTGAAGATTTTCGAAATCAACTGCGGTCTTTGCCAACGAATCTACACCAATTGCGCAAATTGCTGTGTCGTACCCTGTTGTGAAGCCTTCGGAGGAATGTTCcatcatttcaaaaaataa
- the LOC128160348 gene encoding caveolin-1-like, which yields MSGDEIDLSNRDPNGLNAHLGTLHFNDVLGEPDGTHSIDFVWKCSHLCFNLWKGLCYKILTLCFGCCIAAEWGCEFAIIAFYHVWYITPCLKILEINCGLCQRIYTNCANCCVVPCCEAFGGLFHHFKK from the exons ATGAGCGGAGACGAGATTGATCTGTCCAACAGGGATCCCAATGGATTGAACGCTCATCTTGGG ACTCTTCATTTCAATGATGTCCTAGGAGAGCCTGACGGTACCCACAGTATTGACTTCGTCTGGAAATGTTCTCACCTCTGCTTCAATCTGTGGAAAGGACTGTGCTACAAGATCCTCACTCTGTGCTTTGGGTGCTGCATCGCTGCTGAATGGGGCTGCGAGTTCGCCATCATTGCCTTTTACCACGTCTGGTATATTACTCCTTGTCTGAAGATTCTGGAGATCAACTGCGGTCTCTGCCAAAGAATCTACACCAACTGTGCGAACTGCTGTGTCGTACCCTGCTGTGAAGCCTTTGGTGGATTGTTCCATCATTTCAAGAAATGA